The Acyrthosiphon pisum isolate AL4f unplaced genomic scaffold, pea_aphid_22Mar2018_4r6ur Scaffold_21107;HRSCAF=23048, whole genome shotgun sequence genome window below encodes:
- the LOC103310507 gene encoding uncharacterized protein LOC103310507 — MYAEDAEFSLQIRHLCALAFVPMDKSVQYFNDLIESNYYVENENILSLMINYFEDTWIGRPNRRNGRRLPIFSVNMWNCYESVIQDLPRTNNSVEGWHHAFNAALGANHVSIWKFIRFLKHEQLLQEVRLEKRLSGEASPTRRRTYRDHDKKIKVIVENCSEIPTVQYLRGLSYNVQY, encoded by the exons ATGTACGCTGAAGATGCAGAATTCTCATTACAAATTCGACATCTATGTGCACTTGCTTTTGTTCCAATGGATAAaagtgtacaatattttaatgatttaattgaatcaaattattatgttgaaaatgaaaatattttatctctGATGATTAACTATTTTGAAGACACGTGGATCGGACGTCCCAACCGTCGAAATGGTCGACGCCTGCCAATATTTAGTGTCAATATGTGGAATTGCTATGAATCGGTAATACAAGATCTTCCACGTACGAATAATTCGGTAGAAGGATGGCATCATGCATTCAATGCAGCACTCGGAGCAAATCACGTTTCAATATGGAAATTCATACGCTTCTTAAAACATGAGCAACTGTTACAAGAg GTTCGATTGGAAAAACGTTTATCAGGAGAAGCAAGTCCAACACGTCGTAGAACGTACAGAgatcatgataaaaaaataaaagtaatcgTGGAAAATTGCTCTGAAATACCAACAGTTCAATATTTAAGAGGTTTATCTTATAATGTTCAGTATTAa